In a genomic window of Corvus moneduloides isolate bCorMon1 chromosome 17, bCorMon1.pri, whole genome shotgun sequence:
- the LOC116452679 gene encoding LOW QUALITY PROTEIN: CMP-N-acetylneuraminate-beta-galactosamide-alpha-2,3-sialyltransferase 2-like (The sequence of the model RefSeq protein was modified relative to this genomic sequence to represent the inferred CDS: deleted 2 bases in 1 codon), protein MGPVGLVGWNGSGRSSRSSSVPQLLQTQNNQFNPHIHVEYEWWLGQDGMFDSDKDLDEKTLQGAPSGVHLQAIIQQLFTVLWTLTADVWDPSHCRTCVVVGNSGQLKGSSHRLLIEIHDWMLRMNRAKITGFELDVGMRTTYHLMYPESAVTLRPNVHLVLIPFKSLDLQWVTTSFSTRELTHTYVRVKQFIKADRNKVLILSPAFLKYIHDNWTQHHGRRYPSTGFTALLFALHTCQQVSVFGFGADSEGNWHHYREKNCWSGAFCRTRVHDADVEFSLTKRLAHKGRIVFYK, encoded by the exons ATGGGGCctgtggggctggtggggtGGAATGGGTCTGGTAGGTCCTCAAGAAGTTCCTCtgtgccccagctgctgcagaccCAGAACAATCAGTTCAACCCCCACATCCATGTGGAATACGAGTGGTGGTTGGGACAAGATGGTATGTTTGATAGTGACAAAGATCTGGATGAGAAG ACCCTGCAGGGTGCCCCAAGTGGTGTCCACCTTCAGGCCATAATTCAGCAGCTCTTCACTGTCCTCTGGACCCTGACTGCTGATGTGTGGGACCCATCTCACTGCAGGACTTGTGTGGTGGTGGGAAACTCAGGGCAGCTCAAAGGATCCAGCCACAGGCTGCTAATTGAGATTCATGACTGGATGCTGAG GATGAACAGAGCAAAGATCACTGGCTTTGAGCTGGATGTTGGCATGAGAACAACCTATCACTTGATGTACCCAGAGAGTGCAGTGACCCTTAGGCCCAATGTCCACCTTGTCCTCATCCCCTTCAAA TCTCTGGACCTGCAGTGGGTGACCACCTCCTTCTCCACCAGAGAACTCACACA CACGTATGTAAGAGTTAAACAGTTCATCAAAGCTGACAGAAACAAG GTGTTGATCCTGAGCCCAGCTTTCCTCAAGTACATCCATGACAACTGGACACAGCATCATGGGCGTAGGTACCCCTCCACTGGCTTCACAGCCCTGCTCTTTGCCTTGCACACCTGCCAGCAG GTCTCCGTGTTCGGCTTTGGAGCAGACAGTGAAGGGAACTGGCACCACTACCGAGAAAAAAACTGCTGGTCCGGAGCCTTTTGCAGGACGAGAGTCCATGATGCTGATGTTGAATTCAGCCTCACCAAGAGACTGGCACATAAAGGCAGGATTGTATTCTACAAGTGA